In one Carassius carassius chromosome 12, fCarCar2.1, whole genome shotgun sequence genomic region, the following are encoded:
- the LOC132154501 gene encoding FYVE and coiled-coil domain-containing protein 1-like isoform X3 → MNTVGENQLQRIIRDLHEAVSELSKEHYDSGEPITDDSSSLHKFCYKMEYLLQFDQKERTTFLGSRKDYWDYFCDCLAKIKGANDGIRFVKSIPELKTSLGKGRAFIRYCLVHQRLADTLQQCLINYKTTCEWYYERSPFLKSHLNTDIINHLYELNEVQFDVASRGHDLDSDWPTFARKTLGSAISPAHVWKPPSRCSSVNSLQVQEFLPGQDFGSSLLGDLGELGELSCSASEDLRIELDQSELKQQELQEKIQQLTSEAADLRAVIKDQQEQLLAKGPNQEKEEEQQVVKAVRECTDRLHTTTQGLEALQNSERNLEAKLRIAENRNMELVSNLDGALNEKGQQAANYCDSALKIQELLTKLKEAEEERIEGKRESEDQVKLAERLTLELMLQEEKLKEIEGKLDTCRVSADKERTTAMQQADELQMTINRLQGALSVKERETGNLRTQLQDVQRALEAKEGQLEEHKKRTEEELQHKSVLEEQLNGKMTELSSITQKIRQLENLNQRLTAESQCFQKQAKTLEEYKNQCKGLMEINGKLIQTVKRNEESGKELVQTKNALERELIDTQASERQLRTRLELAGLTMENQNLEECIQNGQMNSEKTEIEQLGEKSISRLEKINESAAVPQENKTTTSRHLQEDSESSRADNGESTSRLALAEAQLELNMKEVSRLQEEVKELRAQLLVSSEKRMKIQALQEVTEASREDLRAQTEQLKSQVEQLNHRHVEELLRCREREDALVKERDMEARVRVDIQTNLTEMREELHKLKKQNSTLALKNGEPHEVLHSTNTETAKLGVDVCMLTGQNQEAQLRWEVLSTKLQELQMEAQEEVETLSDTMEALRKDNVRLQEQLKQTDGLPEAMQKLQGRLEQVEEEAKSVQGTRQREVDTLRSQLSDEAAHHQNQVQSLNEQLDALRKRLDNEVEKVSSLESKVLELESANSNYSQLIEKKDTLIGDSEIIIYQKEEQIKILRVDLTRAEEELVLAKQSCNELGVNLSRSTMEKQAIELKLSAEIDDLYRTKKNLEERLIELIRDKDALWQKSDALEFEQKQRTEEQTERDVTYCLSCHNHFSWMLRKHSCRSCGRPFCYYCLSHDAGVHQGSSSVRCCKDCFSQRRPGHADLGSPVSSAHSPISSPTRTSTPGVPGELKSPRPDDTAYDIITEEEVNCVHESDSLYYTTVLPTETQQLSSSDITSTEDSDELIGSVQDAEICLLKSGEMMLSVPFSVEDLVQFGDKSRELFIRSSCYSLILITAAHPGPTISWVFSSEPKSIAFSVVFREKLDTPLEQAKVVIPLTRCNSHKETIQGQLKIRNPGEYTLIFDNSFSRFLSKKVLYKLNIEKPEVSSGSDCSS, encoded by the exons ATGAATACAGTGGGAGAGAATCAGCTGCAGAGAATAATCAGAGATTTGCATG AAGCAGTTTCTGAGTTGAGCAAAGAACATTATGATTCTGGAGAGCCCATTACAGATGACAGCTCCAGCCTTCACAAGTTCTGTTATAAGATGGAGTACCTACTGCAG TTTGACCAGAAAGAGAGGACCACATTTCTGGGCAGCAGGAAAGACTACTGGGACTATTTCTGTGACTGCTTGGCCAAGATTAAAGGAGCTAATGACGGCATTCGCTTTGTCAAATCAATCCCTGAG TTGAAGACTTCATTAGGGAAAGGACGGGCTTTCATCCGCTACTGTCTGGTGCACCAAAGGCTGGCAGACACTCTTCAGCAATGTCTTATAAATTACAAAACCACATG TGAGTGGTATTATGAACGCAGTCCCTTCCTGAAGTCCCATCTGAACACTGATATCATCAACCACCTTTATGAACTTAATGAGGTCCAGTTTGATGTAGCATCCCGAGGTCACGACCTTGACTCTGACTGGCCCACTTTTGCAAG AAAGACTCTAGGATCAGCTATCTCACCCGCCCATGTGTGGAAACCACCCAGTCGCTGCTCTAGTGTGAACAGTCTG CAAGTTCAGGAGTTTCTTCCAGGCCAAGATTTCGGCTCCAGTCTTCTAGGTGATCTGGGGGAATTAGGTGAGTTGTCCTGTAGTGCTTCTGAGGACCTGCGCATTGAGCTTGACCAGTCAGAGTTAAAACAACAAGAGCTCCAAGAGAAGATCCAGCAACTCACCAGTGAAGCAGCTGATCTGAGGGCCGTCATCAAAGACCAGCAGGAACAACTCTTGGCTAAAGGTCCTAATCAAGAGAAAGAAGAAGAGCAGCAGGTGGTGAAAGCTGTTAGAGAGTGCACAGATCGCCTCCATACCACCACACAGGGGCTGGAGGCTCTACAGAATTCAGAACGCAACCTAGAAGCCAAATTGAGAATTGCAGAGAACAGGAACATGGAGTTGGTGTCAAATCTTGACGGAGCTCTGAACGAAAAAGGACAGCAGGCTGCCAACTACTGCGACTCGGCCTTGAAGATCCAAGAGCTCCTGACTAAGCTAAAGGAGGCAGAGGAAGAAAGAATTGAGGGTAAACGAGAAAGCGAAGACCAGGTAAAACTAGCTGAGAGACTTACCCTGGAGCTGATGCTTCAGGAGGAGAAACTTAAGGAGATTGAAGGCAAACTAGACACATGTAGAGTGTCTGCCGACAAAGAACGAACAACTGCAATGCAGCAGGCTGATGAGCTGCAGATGACCATCAACCGCCTTCAGGGAGCACTATCTGTGAAGGAGCGGGAAACAGGGAACCTACGGACTCAGCTGCAGGATGTACAGAGAGCACTGGAGGCCAAGGAAGGTCAACTGGAGGAGCACAAGAAAAGGACAGAAGAGGAGCTACAACACAAAAGTGTACTTGAGGAACAACTTAATGGAAAGATGACTGAGTTGTCCAGCATAACCCAGAAGATCCGGCAACTGGAGAATCTCAACCAGCGGTTGACTGCGGAGAGTCAGTGCTTCCAAAAGCAAGCCAAGACACTGGAAGAGTACAAGAACCAGTGCAAAGGTTTGATGGAAATCAATGGCAAGCTGATCCAGACTGTGAAAAGAAATGAGGAGAGCGGCAAGGAGTTGGTGCAAACCAAAAACGCCCTAGAGAGGGAACTGATTGACACACAGGCCTCTGAGAGACAACTAAGAACCAGATTGGAGTTGGCTGGACTGACAATGGAGAACCAAAATCTTGAGGAGTGCATCCAGAATGGCCAGATGAACAGCGAGAAAACTGAGATTGAACAACTTGGGGAGAAGAGTATATCTAGGTTGGAAAAAATCAATGAGAGTGCTGCAGTTCCACAGGAGAACAAGACGACAACTTCTAGACACCTACAAGAGGACAGTGAATCCTCAAGGGCTGATAATGGAGAATCCACTTCcaggttggctctggctgaggCCCAACTTGAGCTGAACATGAAGGAGGTTTCCAGACTCCAGGAAGAAGTCAAGGAGCTCAGGGCGCAGCTATTGGTGAGCTCAGAGAAGAGGATGAAGATCCAGGCTCTGCAGGAAGTGACCGAAGCCTCCAGAGAGGATCTCCGGGCTCAGACGGAGCAACTAAAGTCCCAGGTCGAACAGCTAAACCATAGGCATGTGGAGGAACTGCTTCGTTGTCGGGAAAGAGAGGACGCTCTGGTAAAGGAGAGGGATATGGAGGCTCGCGTGCGGGTAGATATCCAAACAAACCTAACTGAAATGAGGGAAGAGCTTCACAAGTTGAAGAAGCAGAACAGCACGCTTGCGCTTAAGAATGGAGAGCCTCATGAGGTCTTACACAGTACCAACACTGAGACCGCCAAGCTTGGAGTTGACGTTTGCATGCTGACGGGGCAGAACCAGGAGGCTCAGTTGAGATGGGAAGTGCTTTCTACCAAACTGCAGGAGCTACAGATGGAGGCACAGGAGGAGGTGGAAACTCTAAGTGATACGATGGAGGCCTTGAGAAAAGATAATGTAAGACTCCAAGAGCAGCTGAAGCAGACTGATGGACTCCCAGAAGCTATGCAGAAGTTGCAGGGGAGGCTTGAACAGGTGGAAGAGGAAGCTAAAAGCGTCCAAGGGACACGACAGAGAGAAGTGGACACACTGAGGTCCCAGTTGAGCGATGAGGCTGCGCACCATCAAAATCAAGTGCAg AGTCTGAATGAGCAACTTGATGCATTACGGAAGAGGCTGGACAACGAAGTTGAGAAAGTCTCAAGTCTTGAGTCCAAAGTTTTGGAGCTTGAG tctGCCAACAGCAATTACAGTCAGCTGATTGAAAAGAAAGATACACTCATTGGTGATTCTGAGATTATTATATATCAGAAAGAGGAACAGATAAAAATTCTCAGAGTGGACTTAACAAG agctGAGGAGGAACTGGTTCTTGCAAAGCAGTCTTGTAATGAACTGGGCGTGAACTTAAGCAGAAGTACGATGGAGAAGCAAGCCATTGAACTGAAGTTGTCTGCTGAGATAGATGACCTTTATCGTACCAAAAAGAATCTAGAAGAGAGGCTCATTGAGCTCATAAG GGACAAAGATGCTTTATGGCAGAAGTCTGATGCACTGGAGTTTGAACAAAAACAGAGGACTGAGGAACAAACAGAAAGAGATGTCACATACTGTCTGAGCTGCCACAACCACTTCAGCTGGATGCTGCGCAAACATAGTTGCAG GTCCTGTGGTCGCCCATTCTGTTACTACTGCCTCAGTCATGATGCAGGTGTCCACCAGGGCAGCAGCAGTGTGCGCTGTTGTAAGGACTGCTTCAGTCAGCGCCGTCCTGGACATGCGGATCTGGGTAGTCCTGTAAGTTCAGCCCACAGCCCAATATCAAGCCCTACACGGACCAGCACGCCTGGTGTCCCAG GGGAACTGAAGTCCCCTCGACCAGATGACACAGCATATGACATCATCACAGAAGAGGAGGTGAACTGTGTCCACGAAAGCGACTCATTATACTACACCACTGTGCTGCCCACAGAGACACAACagct AAGCAGCAGTGACATCACcagcacagaagattcagatgAGCTGATTGGCTCAGTTCAGGATGCTGAGATTTGTCTGCTGAAATCTGGAGAGATGAT GCTGTCTGTGCCGTTCAGTGTGGAGGACTTGGTTCAGTTTGGCGATAAGTCCAGAGAACTCTTCATCAGGTCCAGCTGCTACAGTCTCATTCTCATAACCGCTGCACATCCGGGTCCTACGATCAGCTGGGTCTTCTCTTCTGAGCCCAAGAGCATTGCCTTCAGTGTGGTGTTCAGAGAGAAACTAGATACTCCTTTAGAACAGGCCAAG GTTGTGATCCCTCTGACGAGATGTAACTCACATAAGGAAACAATTCAGGGTCAGTTGAAGATCAGAAACCCTGGAGAATATACTCTCATATTTGACAACTCCTTCTCCAG GTTCCTCTCAAAGAAAGTGCTGTACAAGCTGAATATAGAGAAGCCAGAGGTCAGCAGTGGAAGTGATTGTTCTTCTTAG
- the LOC132154501 gene encoding FYVE and coiled-coil domain-containing protein 1-like isoform X1 produces the protein MNTVGENQLQRIIRDLHEAVSELSKEHYDSGEPITDDSSSLHKFCYKMEYLLQFDQKERTTFLGSRKDYWDYFCDCLAKIKGANDGIRFVKSIPELKTSLGKGRAFIRYCLVHQRLADTLQQCLINYKTTCEWYYERSPFLKSHLNTDIINHLYELNEVQFDVASRGHDLDSDWPTFARKTLGSAISPAHVWKPPSRCSSVNSLVNSYSQQVQEFLPGQDFGSSLLGDLGELGELSCSASEDLRIELDQSELKQQELQEKIQQLTSEAADLRAVIKDQQEQLLAKGPNQEKEEEQQVVKAVRECTDRLHTTTQGLEALQNSERNLEAKLRIAENRNMELVSNLDGALNEKGQQAANYCDSALKIQELLTKLKEAEEERIEGKRESEDQVKLAERLTLELMLQEEKLKEIEGKLDTCRVSADKERTTAMQQADELQMTINRLQGALSVKERETGNLRTQLQDVQRALEAKEGQLEEHKKRTEEELQHKSVLEEQLNGKMTELSSITQKIRQLENLNQRLTAESQCFQKQAKTLEEYKNQCKGLMEINGKLIQTVKRNEESGKELVQTKNALERELIDTQASERQLRTRLELAGLTMENQNLEECIQNGQMNSEKTEIEQLGEKSISRLEKINESAAVPQENKTTTSRHLQEDSESSRADNGESTSRLALAEAQLELNMKEVSRLQEEVKELRAQLLVSSEKRMKIQALQEVTEASREDLRAQTEQLKSQVEQLNHRHVEELLRCREREDALVKERDMEARVRVDIQTNLTEMREELHKLKKQNSTLALKNGEPHEVLHSTNTETAKLGVDVCMLTGQNQEAQLRWEVLSTKLQELQMEAQEEVETLSDTMEALRKDNVRLQEQLKQTDGLPEAMQKLQGRLEQVEEEAKSVQGTRQREVDTLRSQLSDEAAHHQNQVQSLNEQLDALRKRLDNEVEKVSSLESKVLELESANSNYSQLIEKKDTLIGDSEIIIYQKEEQIKILRVDLTRAEEELVLAKQSCNELGVNLSRSTMEKQAIELKLSAEIDDLYRTKKNLEERLIELIRDKDALWQKSDALEFEQKQRTEEQTERDVTYCLSCHNHFSWMLRKHSCRSCGRPFCYYCLSHDAGVHQGSSSVRCCKDCFSQRRPGHADLGSPVSSAHSPISSPTRTSTPGVPGELKSPRPDDTAYDIITEEEVNCVHESDSLYYTTVLPTETQQLSSSDITSTEDSDELIGSVQDAEICLLKSGEMMLSVPFSVEDLVQFGDKSRELFIRSSCYSLILITAAHPGPTISWVFSSEPKSIAFSVVFREKLDTPLEQAKVVIPLTRCNSHKETIQGQLKIRNPGEYTLIFDNSFSRFLSKKVLYKLNIEKPEVSSGSDCSS, from the exons ATGAATACAGTGGGAGAGAATCAGCTGCAGAGAATAATCAGAGATTTGCATG AAGCAGTTTCTGAGTTGAGCAAAGAACATTATGATTCTGGAGAGCCCATTACAGATGACAGCTCCAGCCTTCACAAGTTCTGTTATAAGATGGAGTACCTACTGCAG TTTGACCAGAAAGAGAGGACCACATTTCTGGGCAGCAGGAAAGACTACTGGGACTATTTCTGTGACTGCTTGGCCAAGATTAAAGGAGCTAATGACGGCATTCGCTTTGTCAAATCAATCCCTGAG TTGAAGACTTCATTAGGGAAAGGACGGGCTTTCATCCGCTACTGTCTGGTGCACCAAAGGCTGGCAGACACTCTTCAGCAATGTCTTATAAATTACAAAACCACATG TGAGTGGTATTATGAACGCAGTCCCTTCCTGAAGTCCCATCTGAACACTGATATCATCAACCACCTTTATGAACTTAATGAGGTCCAGTTTGATGTAGCATCCCGAGGTCACGACCTTGACTCTGACTGGCCCACTTTTGCAAG AAAGACTCTAGGATCAGCTATCTCACCCGCCCATGTGTGGAAACCACCCAGTCGCTGCTCTAGTGTGAACAGTCTGGTTAACAGTTACTCACAG CAAGTTCAGGAGTTTCTTCCAGGCCAAGATTTCGGCTCCAGTCTTCTAGGTGATCTGGGGGAATTAGGTGAGTTGTCCTGTAGTGCTTCTGAGGACCTGCGCATTGAGCTTGACCAGTCAGAGTTAAAACAACAAGAGCTCCAAGAGAAGATCCAGCAACTCACCAGTGAAGCAGCTGATCTGAGGGCCGTCATCAAAGACCAGCAGGAACAACTCTTGGCTAAAGGTCCTAATCAAGAGAAAGAAGAAGAGCAGCAGGTGGTGAAAGCTGTTAGAGAGTGCACAGATCGCCTCCATACCACCACACAGGGGCTGGAGGCTCTACAGAATTCAGAACGCAACCTAGAAGCCAAATTGAGAATTGCAGAGAACAGGAACATGGAGTTGGTGTCAAATCTTGACGGAGCTCTGAACGAAAAAGGACAGCAGGCTGCCAACTACTGCGACTCGGCCTTGAAGATCCAAGAGCTCCTGACTAAGCTAAAGGAGGCAGAGGAAGAAAGAATTGAGGGTAAACGAGAAAGCGAAGACCAGGTAAAACTAGCTGAGAGACTTACCCTGGAGCTGATGCTTCAGGAGGAGAAACTTAAGGAGATTGAAGGCAAACTAGACACATGTAGAGTGTCTGCCGACAAAGAACGAACAACTGCAATGCAGCAGGCTGATGAGCTGCAGATGACCATCAACCGCCTTCAGGGAGCACTATCTGTGAAGGAGCGGGAAACAGGGAACCTACGGACTCAGCTGCAGGATGTACAGAGAGCACTGGAGGCCAAGGAAGGTCAACTGGAGGAGCACAAGAAAAGGACAGAAGAGGAGCTACAACACAAAAGTGTACTTGAGGAACAACTTAATGGAAAGATGACTGAGTTGTCCAGCATAACCCAGAAGATCCGGCAACTGGAGAATCTCAACCAGCGGTTGACTGCGGAGAGTCAGTGCTTCCAAAAGCAAGCCAAGACACTGGAAGAGTACAAGAACCAGTGCAAAGGTTTGATGGAAATCAATGGCAAGCTGATCCAGACTGTGAAAAGAAATGAGGAGAGCGGCAAGGAGTTGGTGCAAACCAAAAACGCCCTAGAGAGGGAACTGATTGACACACAGGCCTCTGAGAGACAACTAAGAACCAGATTGGAGTTGGCTGGACTGACAATGGAGAACCAAAATCTTGAGGAGTGCATCCAGAATGGCCAGATGAACAGCGAGAAAACTGAGATTGAACAACTTGGGGAGAAGAGTATATCTAGGTTGGAAAAAATCAATGAGAGTGCTGCAGTTCCACAGGAGAACAAGACGACAACTTCTAGACACCTACAAGAGGACAGTGAATCCTCAAGGGCTGATAATGGAGAATCCACTTCcaggttggctctggctgaggCCCAACTTGAGCTGAACATGAAGGAGGTTTCCAGACTCCAGGAAGAAGTCAAGGAGCTCAGGGCGCAGCTATTGGTGAGCTCAGAGAAGAGGATGAAGATCCAGGCTCTGCAGGAAGTGACCGAAGCCTCCAGAGAGGATCTCCGGGCTCAGACGGAGCAACTAAAGTCCCAGGTCGAACAGCTAAACCATAGGCATGTGGAGGAACTGCTTCGTTGTCGGGAAAGAGAGGACGCTCTGGTAAAGGAGAGGGATATGGAGGCTCGCGTGCGGGTAGATATCCAAACAAACCTAACTGAAATGAGGGAAGAGCTTCACAAGTTGAAGAAGCAGAACAGCACGCTTGCGCTTAAGAATGGAGAGCCTCATGAGGTCTTACACAGTACCAACACTGAGACCGCCAAGCTTGGAGTTGACGTTTGCATGCTGACGGGGCAGAACCAGGAGGCTCAGTTGAGATGGGAAGTGCTTTCTACCAAACTGCAGGAGCTACAGATGGAGGCACAGGAGGAGGTGGAAACTCTAAGTGATACGATGGAGGCCTTGAGAAAAGATAATGTAAGACTCCAAGAGCAGCTGAAGCAGACTGATGGACTCCCAGAAGCTATGCAGAAGTTGCAGGGGAGGCTTGAACAGGTGGAAGAGGAAGCTAAAAGCGTCCAAGGGACACGACAGAGAGAAGTGGACACACTGAGGTCCCAGTTGAGCGATGAGGCTGCGCACCATCAAAATCAAGTGCAg AGTCTGAATGAGCAACTTGATGCATTACGGAAGAGGCTGGACAACGAAGTTGAGAAAGTCTCAAGTCTTGAGTCCAAAGTTTTGGAGCTTGAG tctGCCAACAGCAATTACAGTCAGCTGATTGAAAAGAAAGATACACTCATTGGTGATTCTGAGATTATTATATATCAGAAAGAGGAACAGATAAAAATTCTCAGAGTGGACTTAACAAG agctGAGGAGGAACTGGTTCTTGCAAAGCAGTCTTGTAATGAACTGGGCGTGAACTTAAGCAGAAGTACGATGGAGAAGCAAGCCATTGAACTGAAGTTGTCTGCTGAGATAGATGACCTTTATCGTACCAAAAAGAATCTAGAAGAGAGGCTCATTGAGCTCATAAG GGACAAAGATGCTTTATGGCAGAAGTCTGATGCACTGGAGTTTGAACAAAAACAGAGGACTGAGGAACAAACAGAAAGAGATGTCACATACTGTCTGAGCTGCCACAACCACTTCAGCTGGATGCTGCGCAAACATAGTTGCAG GTCCTGTGGTCGCCCATTCTGTTACTACTGCCTCAGTCATGATGCAGGTGTCCACCAGGGCAGCAGCAGTGTGCGCTGTTGTAAGGACTGCTTCAGTCAGCGCCGTCCTGGACATGCGGATCTGGGTAGTCCTGTAAGTTCAGCCCACAGCCCAATATCAAGCCCTACACGGACCAGCACGCCTGGTGTCCCAG GGGAACTGAAGTCCCCTCGACCAGATGACACAGCATATGACATCATCACAGAAGAGGAGGTGAACTGTGTCCACGAAAGCGACTCATTATACTACACCACTGTGCTGCCCACAGAGACACAACagct AAGCAGCAGTGACATCACcagcacagaagattcagatgAGCTGATTGGCTCAGTTCAGGATGCTGAGATTTGTCTGCTGAAATCTGGAGAGATGAT GCTGTCTGTGCCGTTCAGTGTGGAGGACTTGGTTCAGTTTGGCGATAAGTCCAGAGAACTCTTCATCAGGTCCAGCTGCTACAGTCTCATTCTCATAACCGCTGCACATCCGGGTCCTACGATCAGCTGGGTCTTCTCTTCTGAGCCCAAGAGCATTGCCTTCAGTGTGGTGTTCAGAGAGAAACTAGATACTCCTTTAGAACAGGCCAAG GTTGTGATCCCTCTGACGAGATGTAACTCACATAAGGAAACAATTCAGGGTCAGTTGAAGATCAGAAACCCTGGAGAATATACTCTCATATTTGACAACTCCTTCTCCAG GTTCCTCTCAAAGAAAGTGCTGTACAAGCTGAATATAGAGAAGCCAGAGGTCAGCAGTGGAAGTGATTGTTCTTCTTAG